A window of Colletes latitarsis isolate SP2378_abdomen chromosome 11, iyColLati1, whole genome shotgun sequence genomic DNA:
TGTTTATAGTAATACATTTGTATCAAACCGTTTCTTGTACAAACAAAACTTATGCATACTTACTAATTAGGGCAGTATCTTTGCATTTGAATGTTATGATTCATGAAACTAAATGGTAATATGATATATTGAGCAAACACGTATAGGCGTTCTGATTATAATTagtgtttaaaatataattttactgAGGTAGAATGTTCTAAATATTACgtgtacatgaaaaaagaaaacactgaacatttctacgagaaaaaaaaaaaaaacaatattttgctataataaaatacaaaatctaTATTAAATGAATCATTTGTTTCTGTTAGTCTGGCTCGCGTAACTAAACATTTTACATCAAGATGCGATTAAAAATTCGTAATGAAAGTctgaaaaaaattctaaaaaaaatttgtacttgtaataAATACTTCATATAATAAAAAATGACCTATGCCAACGGGCAAACAAAAGATCACCTATAATGGGTCAGTTTACTCGTTTCTTTCTTTATAGAGCAGAGTATAGTTTCAAATGACTAATTGACCTAGGTATATGTAAAACATATTATTGCCTTCACCAGTTTTCATCGTATAAAGGAGTACCGTCGCCGCTGATCGACATACTCCGAGGACTAGAATTTGTAAATGGAGTCCCTTTGGGAGATTTGTAAGATGGAGTACGAACAGAAGGAGTTCTATTTCGTGGAACTGCTCTATCGTTTTGAGTTTCTTGATTCCGTGGCGTTCTTCTATTGTCATCGTATCTTGGAGTAATGTTGCTAAAATCGAAAAGACGATATTTCGTTGTTCTTTCAATATTGATGACTGTATCAATTATAAACTTACAAGTTTCTCGAAGTAGATTGTTTTGCACGAGCCCAGGCTTCCGCCGCCTTTGTCCAATTCGTTGAGTCAGACGAAGCAGACCTATGAGATCTTGAAGTTCTATGTGTATTTGAATTCATTGCGGGTGGTATTGGTTGTAAGAATGGTCCTTGATTATGACTGGGGGTCTGTGGATGGTGAGGTGTATGATGTGGAGTATGATATGGAGTCATAAATGGAGTCTGGCCTGAAGGCGTGTAAGGTGTGCTTCCATAAATTCCATAATTATTAACACTGGCAGTTCCTGGAGTACATGGCGGGTAATTATGTGGAGTTTGGCTTGCTACTTTCGAGAGAGAATGTAACATGTGGTGTGGCATATTTTGGGCTACTTTTTGTATTGCGTCTGAATTCACTCCTAAATTAGAAAAAGTAAAGTTCCATTAGAATAGAATAACAATTATTGTGATGTTTTAATGTTGTAACGGTATTATGAAATTTACCATTAATTCCGGGAGTACCAATGTACGGTGTTCTGGTAGTCATACCTCCATGTGGCGTACCAGGTGTAGATTGACCAGGTATAGGATCTCTAAAATGTTCTTTAAACCAACGGAACAAGTCGTTCACTCTATTAAATATTTGACCTCTGTATCGAAATCCATCCGGTGTCACGGTCACATACTCGTGACGGCAACGAACTCGCGGTAaatatgaaagtaaaaattttcCAGGATAATTCTAGAATAACAAAGGGAGtaattatattttgaaaataaatattaccgAAAAATCTTACCTTAGCAGCAGATATAATATACGGTATTCCTCCAGGATTTTGTTTTTTCTGTTCTTTTAATATTTCCTCCGCTTTATCTTTAAGGCCTTCCACATTTGGTTTGTAGTATTTAAAATCTAAAAGTTCCGAAGCATAAACAGCCATTGGATTAATATGTCTTGCAATAATTTCATCCAGATCTTCGAATTCTTCATTGCCAATCCACAGACTACGACCTAAAGAAAATACGTTTTCTTTGCCCTCCTCCCTTACGTCAATATGTTGATGAATTTTTTCTGTGACTTTCCATGTTACTGTCAAATGATCGGATCCTTTACTGCTTGGACGTATTATCGTTTCTCCTTGTTTCACTGTTTGCATTAATTTCTCAACTTCTGCGAAGCTTATGTTATGAAAACTGGGATGTATTATAACACGTTTTACGTAAGTCTGTCTTTGTTGCGCTTTTTTGGTATCTTCTTCAATCTTTGTATCCTTCTCCTCTGCTTCTGTGTCATAGTAAGCGTCCTTCTGAGGTCTGTGAATAATGTGTATAGAATGATATTTATAAGAATTATCATAACCGgcacaaataaaaaaattatttgatacATTACCTCCATTCACGATTTTTGTCAATAAGGTCACTCGTCTTACTAGTACATTCGACGCTAAATCGTTCTACTTCTATTTTTGTTATACGACAATGAATCACTTGACCAACATGTACTCTTTCCTCTGGATTATTGACGTGTTTATCAGATAAATTTTTTACATGAATGTAGCCAGAGATTCCATTATCCAATCTTAACCGAATTCCAGTTGCTTTTCCAGGACATGCGCCAGCATCAAAATGATTCCACACTTCTGACAATTCTGGGAAATCGTTCTTCAAACAAAACGGGCATTGCCATAAACCAGTCTCATCGTTTCTAACAGGATTTGCTTGATCTAGCTGATCTCCTTGCGGTTTCCTGTGACTTATTCCAACAACTGTTGCTAGGACTAATTTACCAACATAGAACGTTTCCGGGGTCTCTTTTGTCAAAACATCAAACAATTTCTCTGTATTTAGAGATTGATAGGCTACACGGAGATCTTTGTACCTACAATTCAGTTCAGCTCTTATATCGTAAAGAGTAATGCATTTGTTTCCAAAACATTGTCTTTCAAGCTCTTCGGCAAACGCATCCAGATCTAAATCTTTTAATCTTTCTGGAGATTCAAGAATTTCTTCTAAAGCACCAGCAGGATTTGCATCTTCATCGTCATACTCTAATGCATCTACTGCCATTTTTCTCGCCCATTCGTACGTTTCGGGATGTACACGTGAACCATCCAAAACTTCTACATATGCCTCGGTACTATCCCCTAAACTATTTGTGTCTATCTTAATAAATCCTGCACAGTTAACAAATACCTTAGGCCCCATGTGAAAAGCTGTTACAAGTTGTGTTCTGTTCTCTAGTCTCTGATTAGTTTGCTTTAGAATCTTAATCAACGATTGAGCCTTTCTGGCACCCAGACCACACACAAATTGTACTAAGTTTGATGTATAAGGCTCCTGAACTGTTCGATTTAAATCTACTCCTACTTCATTTACGCGATTTATAAACTCCAAATATAAATTCTCTATAAGATCTTCTTTAAGTAATTGATCTTGCAAAGGATGATATTTAAGGCACATAATTTCTTCATCTACGGTACACAATTGAGAAAACTCTAATAGAGGATCTTGTATCCTTCTTGCTAAAGATATCGCTTGTCTCAATAATTCTGGATAATCTCTGAAATCGGATGTACCTTTGTTACTATTCGCATATACTTTAGCTAAGTCATTATCACATATCTCCACTTGTATTGTAGGGAATTGTTCGTCTTCTACTAAATTAGTAATACATTCCTTCAAATCTGCTACTATCATTAATGCTTCTCTAGATTCACCACTTACTACCACAACATGTGGTTTTTTTGTAGCAATGAAATTCTTAACTGCTAATAAATCAGCCTCCTTCATCATTTTTTCATTCTCTCTAAAACTATTTTTGCGTTTTAATAAATGTGGTAATCTCAAGTAATCTGTACACTCTCCATCTGGAGCAATTATACAAGTAAAAGCAGATACAGACGGATCAGATACATAAGCCAAACCCATTACTCGAATTCCTTTACTAGTATTCCAGTCTTCATCATCTTCATCAGGGAATTCGCAATTGTATGGAGCAACTTTTATCCAGTTATACATTTTACGACAACAAGCTTTCATAACACATTCTTTCGCCTCTATTAAAAGATTAGATCGTAATTCTTTCTTCAACTGTGGTATTACAATACGATTTAAAGCTATTTCAACACTGCCAGTTCTCAGTGCATTCCAATCTTGTACACTTTTACTGAATTCGTCTCTATAGTATAGTTGTTTTATTTCATCGATATAATTATTGGTAGTATTTCCTTCTATCATATCACTGAATgaaattgtaattaatttatCTTCTTCTgccataattaattttaaaaattgatctCCAATAAGATCTCGTACGGGCTTGTCTTTAAGATATTTTAACGTAAAAAGAGGATGATTTTCATCAATTTCTTTAATTCCTTTCTTAGTCGGTCTTACAGA
This region includes:
- the LOC143347666 gene encoding transcription elongation factor SPT6; this translates as MADYLDAEAEESEEEEELDVYERRKLKKLRAMQDSDDEEDDDEGQIDGLIDDNPIEDNDGEDSDGSDGSGKRKKSDDEDFDDRLEDEDYDLLEENLGVKVERKHRFKRLRRIQDEESEGEEEGETDERNAIANELFQGSGDEDDERSEISHRPEVEAFDEEESEDEDDFIVDGDGVPITEKKRKKKHIFSDAALQEAQDIFGVDFDYEEFGKYEDDEFDEDEEEDAEDEYLEDGEDRPRRSRKHFKKKTTKKSIFEIYEPSELIRGHFTDVDNEIRTTDIPERMQLRSIPITPTAEGSDELDLEAEWIYKQAFCQPTISVQDAHLNEEAKERAKKGPQTVSKIKKALDFMRNQNFEVPFISFYRKEYVLPELNINDLWKIYKFDTKWCQLKQRKENLLKLFEKMRNFQLDEIMKNPDAPLPENIRIIKDDDIERLKNVQTFEELNDVYRHFMLYYSHDLPAMQEDLRKKEIEIRKKARIEKRKQQIAEAEENGISLEESIDIEDDDEGQIDETLKQPVRKGPYSVCRKAGLDGLAKKFGLTPEHFAENLRDNYQRHEVEQESIEPTVVAEEFCSAVFKTSNEVLKAVQLMVAIQLAHEPLVCKCVREMYMERAKLSVRPTKKGIKEIDENHPLFTLKYLKDKPVRDLIGDQFLKLIMAEEDKLITISFSDMIEGNTTNNYIDEIKQLYYRDEFSKSVQDWNALRTGSVEIALNRIVIPQLKKELRSNLLIEAKECVMKACCRKMYNWIKVAPYNCEFPDEDDEDWNTSKGIRVMGLAYVSDPSVSAFTCIIAPDGECTDYLRLPHLLKRKNSFRENEKMMKEADLLAVKNFIATKKPHVVVVSGESREALMIVADLKECITNLVEDEQFPTIQVEICDNDLAKVYANSNKGTSDFRDYPELLRQAISLARRIQDPLLEFSQLCTVDEEIMCLKYHPLQDQLLKEDLIENLYLEFINRVNEVGVDLNRTVQEPYTSNLVQFVCGLGARKAQSLIKILKQTNQRLENRTQLVTAFHMGPKVFVNCAGFIKIDTNSLGDSTEAYVEVLDGSRVHPETYEWARKMAVDALEYDDEDANPAGALEEILESPERLKDLDLDAFAEELERQCFGNKCITLYDIRAELNCRYKDLRVAYQSLNTEKLFDVLTKETPETFYVGKLVLATVVGISHRKPQGDQLDQANPVRNDETGLWQCPFCLKNDFPELSEVWNHFDAGACPGKATGIRLRLDNGISGYIHVKNLSDKHVNNPEERVHVGQVIHCRITKIEVERFSVECTSKTSDLIDKNREWRPQKDAYYDTEAEEKDTKIEEDTKKAQQRQTYVKRVIIHPSFHNISFAEVEKLMQTVKQGETIIRPSSKGSDHLTVTWKVTEKIHQHIDVREEGKENVFSLGRSLWIGNEEFEDLDEIIARHINPMAVYASELLDFKYYKPNVEGLKDKAEEILKEQKKQNPGGIPYIISAAKNYPGKFLLSYLPRVRCRHEYVTVTPDGFRYRGQIFNRVNDLFRWFKEHFRDPIPGQSTPGTPHGGMTTRTPYIGTPGINGVNSDAIQKVAQNMPHHMLHSLSKVASQTPHNYPPCTPGTASVNNYGIYGSTPYTPSGQTPFMTPYHTPHHTPHHPQTPSHNQGPFLQPIPPAMNSNTHRTSRSHRSASSDSTNWTKAAEAWARAKQSTSRNFNITPRYDDNRRTPRNQETQNDRAVPRNRTPSVRTPSYKSPKGTPFTNSSPRSMSISGDGTPLYDENW